The Paenibacillus sp. RUD330 genome has a segment encoding these proteins:
- a CDS encoding DUF6483 family protein, with amino-acid sequence MFQRDYIMRMIEQLGEVAGAVLGLKKEMRHAEALQAIEELLEKQFRLNSRLLRSLSDEDLVAMLSRSGNPDHAQLQVLAVLLREEADLLLELGQESAAFALRIKSLHLFMRLSLMGAEAIAADPDEEAERQLEALASYELPPDTKRLAARWMEQRGNYAGAEDLMFELEEDGVLAAGENEAFYRRLLLQDDERLAAGGVTRLELLTVLKETV; translated from the coding sequence ATGTTCCAGCGGGATTATATCATGCGGATGATCGAGCAGCTCGGAGAGGTAGCCGGGGCCGTGCTTGGGCTCAAAAAAGAAATGAGGCATGCCGAGGCGCTCCAGGCGATCGAGGAGCTGCTGGAGAAGCAGTTCCGGCTCAACTCGCGCCTGCTGCGCAGCTTGTCCGACGAGGATCTCGTCGCCATGCTGTCGCGAAGCGGGAATCCGGACCATGCCCAGCTGCAGGTGCTTGCCGTCCTGCTTCGCGAGGAAGCGGACCTGCTGCTGGAGCTCGGACAGGAATCCGCCGCCTTCGCGCTCAGGATCAAATCGCTCCATCTGTTCATGAGGCTGTCCCTGATGGGCGCGGAAGCGATCGCGGCGGATCCGGACGAAGAAGCCGAACGCCAGCTTGAGGCGCTTGCCTCCTACGAGCTGCCCCCGGATACGAAGCGGCTGGCAGCCCGCTGGATGGAACAGCGGGGAAATTATGCCGGCGCCGAGGATCTGATGTTCGAGCTCGAGGAGGACGGGGTGCTGGCGGCGGGAGAGAACGAGGCGTTTTACCGCAGGCTGCTGCTTCAAGACGATGAGCGGCTCGCTGCCGGAGGGGTTACCCGGCTTGAGCTTCTTACGGTTCTCAAGGAAACCGTATAG
- a CDS encoding diguanylate cyclase — protein sequence MTRLHKVYLLFHFCMMLWPLTQFAAKTTDNPHFQLFYISASFSSLALQGAGWLVLTFFLTGQSYLLTRRASAALAIPVALTVIGILANPRGIFVRTSGDVWSQREYGPIFWILFAEIVLLCLLSMICIVKALRRGVTPRHRSQVGMALKGLLLFLAFGWADLLVNVAFNDYFPDIPGITSLGLALSALYFTMSIQRYRVFDIVRIAQKDISDSLAAGLVVIDAHDVVLECNRSLESYLPAKTGDRVDLAAFLRECGTNTADTEAFMAKYGSVIPERVQMELAIPGPDAVGMRHVLLDASPILSGTKELLGRVISMQDVTEIRYLVEEKNRQNEMLQLRNRELVQIQEELFKANLKLEQMATTDSLTGCYNRRFLMQRLEHEMAANIRYHIPFAVIMFDIDLFKQINDSYGHLIGDEVLFGTAEAVKGILRRSDLLARYGGEEFAIYLPHTNRQQAEKLAERLKETVESNRIVTGTSGLSISITISVGVLSVEGRQTPSEARESTAYIRHLFEQADAALYEAKNNGRNCIVGRKLA from the coding sequence ATGACGCGACTGCATAAGGTATATTTGCTCTTCCACTTCTGCATGATGCTCTGGCCGCTGACCCAATTCGCAGCCAAGACGACGGACAATCCCCATTTCCAGCTGTTCTACATTTCGGCTTCCTTCTCGTCCCTTGCGCTGCAGGGAGCTGGCTGGCTCGTGCTCACCTTCTTCCTTACAGGCCAATCGTATCTGCTTACCCGCCGGGCATCGGCAGCGCTGGCTATTCCCGTCGCCCTGACGGTGATCGGCATACTGGCCAATCCGAGGGGGATATTCGTCCGGACAAGCGGAGACGTATGGTCGCAGAGGGAGTACGGCCCCATTTTCTGGATCCTGTTCGCCGAGATTGTCCTGCTCTGCCTTCTGTCCATGATCTGTATCGTGAAAGCGCTGCGACGGGGGGTGACTCCCAGGCACCGCAGCCAGGTGGGGATGGCGCTCAAAGGGCTGCTGCTCTTCCTCGCCTTCGGCTGGGCCGATCTTCTCGTGAATGTCGCGTTCAACGATTATTTCCCCGATATTCCCGGCATCACCTCGCTTGGTCTCGCTCTTTCGGCCCTCTACTTCACCATGTCGATCCAACGCTACCGCGTATTCGATATCGTGCGGATCGCGCAGAAAGATATCTCGGATTCGCTTGCAGCCGGCCTGGTCGTCATCGATGCGCATGACGTGGTGCTGGAATGCAACCGCTCGCTGGAATCGTATCTGCCGGCGAAGACGGGGGACCGGGTCGATCTGGCGGCATTCCTTCGGGAATGCGGTACGAACACGGCGGATACGGAAGCCTTCATGGCCAAATATGGATCCGTCATACCGGAGCGGGTGCAGATGGAGCTGGCCATTCCAGGACCGGATGCCGTCGGCATGAGGCATGTCCTTCTGGACGCTTCCCCCATCCTCTCCGGGACGAAAGAGCTTCTCGGCAGGGTGATCTCCATGCAGGATGTGACGGAGATCCGCTATTTGGTGGAAGAAAAGAACCGTCAGAACGAGATGCTGCAGCTCCGCAACAGGGAGCTCGTCCAAATTCAGGAGGAGCTGTTCAAGGCGAACCTGAAGCTGGAGCAGATGGCGACGACCGACAGCCTGACCGGCTGCTACAACAGGCGCTTCCTGATGCAGCGGCTGGAGCATGAGATGGCGGCCAACATCCGCTACCATATTCCTTTCGCCGTCATCATGTTCGATATCGACCTGTTCAAGCAGATCAACGACAGCTACGGCCATCTGATCGGGGATGAGGTGCTGTTCGGCACGGCGGAGGCGGTGAAGGGCATCCTGCGCAGATCCGATCTTCTGGCCCGCTATGGAGGGGAGGAATTCGCCATCTACTTGCCCCACACGAACCGGCAGCAGGCGGAGAAGCTGGCCGAACGGCTCAAGGAGACGGTGGAGAGCAACCGCATCGTGACGGGAACATCGGGACTTTCCATATCGATCACGATCAGTGTCGGCGTGTTGTCCGTCGAGGGCCGCCAGACTCCCTCGGAAGCGAGGGAATCCACGGCCTACATCCGGCATTTGTTCGAGCAGGCGGATGCGGCTCTGTACGAGGCCAAGAACAACGGGCGCAATTGCATCGTGGGCCGCAAGCTCGCTTGA
- a CDS encoding SAM-dependent methyltransferase, which translates to MNKQEETAAWERTIAEAAESGELLQASMSGLRKITDEAAPRTVVRPVKLKSGFRYQFESHHKTKVLHENLDPEAAAARIVLLMKEHYRQAVFKTPEADLQLLLSKKGKAALLRKPATAKTPEGGPASHDRAKKRVLEGSAPAPFLVELGIMTAEGRVKADKQDKYRQINRFLEMVNDVADQLPEGRELKIVDFGCGKSYLTFALYHLLAIEQKRSISVIGLDLKEDVIAFCSSLADRLGYESLRFQVGDIGRFGELSAADMVVTLHACDTATDAALAKAVGWDASVILSVPCCQHEAFGQIRSEELAPLLGHGLLKERFAALATDAARTALLEAAGYRTQVLEFIDPEHTPKNLMIRAVRRNGSPSGRLEKEKLLEYRRYRDSLNLDPALERELAAAGRLPSL; encoded by the coding sequence ATGAACAAGCAAGAGGAAACGGCCGCCTGGGAGCGGACGATAGCCGAAGCCGCCGAGAGTGGGGAGCTTCTGCAAGCTTCGATGAGCGGTTTGCGCAAAATCACGGACGAGGCCGCGCCGCGAACGGTGGTCCGGCCGGTCAAGCTGAAGTCGGGCTTCCGCTACCAGTTCGAGAGCCATCACAAGACCAAGGTGCTTCACGAGAATCTCGACCCGGAGGCCGCAGCCGCGCGCATCGTCCTGCTCATGAAGGAGCATTACCGCCAGGCGGTCTTCAAGACGCCGGAGGCCGATCTTCAGCTTCTGCTGAGCAAGAAGGGCAAAGCGGCGCTGCTCCGAAAGCCGGCGACCGCGAAGACGCCGGAGGGCGGGCCTGCTTCCCATGACCGCGCAAAGAAGCGGGTGCTGGAAGGCTCAGCGCCGGCGCCGTTCCTGGTCGAGCTCGGCATCATGACGGCCGAGGGCCGGGTGAAGGCGGACAAGCAGGACAAATATCGCCAAATCAACCGTTTCCTTGAAATGGTGAACGATGTGGCCGACCAGCTGCCGGAAGGCCGGGAGCTGAAGATCGTCGACTTCGGCTGCGGCAAGTCCTATCTCACCTTTGCCTTGTACCATCTGCTCGCGATCGAGCAGAAGCGCTCCATTTCCGTCATCGGGCTGGATCTCAAGGAGGATGTCATCGCCTTCTGCTCCTCGCTTGCGGACAGGCTCGGCTATGAGTCGCTCCGCTTCCAGGTGGGAGACATCGGCCGCTTCGGCGAGCTGTCGGCCGCGGACATGGTCGTCACGCTGCATGCCTGCGACACGGCTACCGATGCGGCGCTGGCCAAGGCGGTCGGCTGGGACGCCTCCGTCATCCTGTCGGTGCCATGCTGCCAGCACGAGGCATTCGGCCAAATACGCAGCGAGGAGCTGGCTCCGCTACTGGGCCATGGCCTGCTGAAGGAACGGTTCGCGGCGCTGGCGACGGATGCGGCCCGGACGGCGCTGCTGGAAGCGGCAGGCTATCGGACCCAGGTGCTGGAGTTCATCGACCCCGAGCATACGCCCAAAAACCTGATGATCCGCGCGGTCCGCAGAAACGGCTCGCCAAGCGGCAGGCTCGAGAAGGAGAAGCTGCTGGAGTACCGCCGCTATCGGGACAGCCTCAATCTGGATCCGGCTCTCGAACGGGAGCTTGCGGCCGCGGGAAGGCTTCCTTCGCTGTAG
- the yyaC gene encoding spore protease YyaC: MKRELKQIRPEDAAKWARVDGRGLETFFESVAGKHPLRDEVVFLCIGSDRSTGDSLGPLAGSMLREKGFPRVTGTLEQPCDSEQVGPILATLSEAACVIAIDACLGRSESTGLYLVRSGPLQPGQAIGQQLPPVGDYSVAAVVNTQGHKPYWIIQTTSLYRVIGMAQGIADAAAAAWPAASSDMPEEGGTGGGQFGFASRSASSRRDNDAS, translated from the coding sequence ATGAAGCGGGAACTGAAGCAAATCCGTCCGGAAGACGCGGCCAAGTGGGCAAGGGTCGACGGGCGGGGTCTGGAAACGTTTTTTGAATCGGTTGCCGGGAAACATCCCCTGCGAGACGAGGTCGTCTTTCTATGCATCGGAAGCGACCGTTCGACGGGCGACTCGCTGGGACCGCTCGCCGGTTCCATGCTGCGGGAAAAAGGCTTTCCCCGGGTGACGGGGACGCTCGAGCAGCCATGCGATTCGGAGCAGGTCGGTCCGATCCTGGCGACACTCAGCGAGGCGGCATGCGTCATCGCCATCGATGCTTGCCTCGGCCGTTCGGAATCGACGGGGCTTTATCTCGTGCGCAGCGGTCCGCTCCAGCCGGGACAAGCCATCGGGCAGCAGCTGCCGCCGGTAGGAGACTACAGCGTCGCAGCTGTCGTCAATACCCAGGGGCATAAGCCCTATTGGATCATCCAGACGACGAGCCTGTACCGCGTAATCGGCATGGCGCAGGGAATCGCGGACGCAGCTGCGGCTGCCTGGCCTGCGGCTTCCTCGGACATGCCCGAGGAGGGCGGGACGGGCGGCGGCCAGTTCGGCTTCGCGAGCAGGTCCGCCAGCAGCCGCAGGGACAATGACGCTTCCTGA
- a CDS encoding HD-GYP domain-containing protein, which produces MRKVLVSSVKPGAKLARPIFREDGNILLGAGMELSSRYIQRLTELGIDIIFVEDALTEGIEPSETIRDSTRRKAAEAMHKLMTVQISQPQARGRAALPEMGRTFRTVFGDIMNDVLTREDVFVELGQIHTHDSYLFQHSINVAVLAGIIGIAKGFNRNQLEELGIGALLFDIGMTRVPKTLLQKPGPLTAEERKIVENHTVEGFDLLRKQHDVSLLSAHCALQHHERYDGSGYPRGIKKDEIHIYAQIVGIADVFDALTASRPYRKRYTPSEAIEFLFASGNTYFDLDLVRLFCNHISMYPVSTTVELNTGQIGVVSKNFQVAVHRPILRVIKEADGSEPSVPYDIDLRTELHLTIIREV; this is translated from the coding sequence ATGAGAAAAGTACTAGTTAGCAGCGTAAAGCCGGGCGCAAAGCTCGCAAGGCCTATCTTTCGCGAGGACGGCAACATCCTGCTCGGAGCGGGCATGGAGCTCAGCAGCCGGTATATCCAGCGATTGACCGAGCTTGGCATCGACATCATATTCGTGGAGGATGCGCTTACCGAGGGCATCGAGCCGAGCGAGACGATCCGGGACAGCACCAGGCGCAAAGCGGCGGAAGCGATGCATAAGCTGATGACGGTCCAGATCAGCCAGCCGCAAGCGAGGGGCAGAGCCGCGCTTCCGGAGATGGGCAGGACGTTCCGAACCGTCTTCGGCGATATCATGAACGATGTCCTGACCCGGGAGGACGTATTCGTCGAGCTCGGACAAATTCATACCCACGATTCCTATCTGTTCCAGCATTCCATCAATGTGGCCGTGCTGGCGGGCATTATCGGCATCGCCAAAGGGTTCAACCGCAACCAGCTCGAGGAGCTCGGCATCGGGGCGCTTCTGTTCGACATCGGCATGACCCGCGTACCGAAGACGCTGCTGCAGAAGCCGGGGCCTCTGACGGCGGAGGAACGGAAGATCGTCGAGAACCATACCGTGGAAGGCTTCGATCTTCTCCGCAAGCAGCATGACGTCTCCCTGCTCTCCGCGCACTGCGCTCTTCAGCATCATGAACGTTATGACGGGAGCGGTTATCCCCGCGGGATCAAGAAAGACGAGATCCACATCTACGCCCAGATCGTCGGCATCGCCGATGTGTTCGATGCGCTGACCGCGTCACGGCCATACCGCAAAAGATACACGCCCTCCGAGGCGATCGAATTTTTATTCGCTTCCGGCAACACCTACTTCGATCTTGATCTGGTCCGGCTGTTCTGCAATCATATTTCCATGTATCCCGTCTCCACGACGGTGGAGCTGAACACGGGGCAGATCGGCGTCGTCTCCAAAAACTTCCAGGTCGCCGTGCATCGTCCGATTCTTCGCGTCATCAAGGAAGCAGACGGCTCGGAGCCGTCCGTACCGTACGACATCGACCTGCGGACCGAGCTGCATCTGACCATAATCCGGGAAGTTTAG
- a CDS encoding DUF1128 domain-containing protein yields MTDLSQPTQENVEFMIEAIKTKLKMATAAAMQASSFGPGCYEDIRELYEIVSSKTNFSISEVEALVSELGKLRAAR; encoded by the coding sequence ATGACTGACCTTAGCCAGCCGACCCAGGAAAATGTAGAATTCATGATCGAAGCCATCAAGACCAAGCTGAAGATGGCCACAGCGGCCGCCATGCAGGCCTCCAGCTTCGGACCGGGCTGTTATGAGGATATCCGGGAACTCTATGAAATCGTATCGTCCAAAACCAACTTCAGCATCAGCGAAGTGGAAGCTCTCGTCTCCGAGCTCGGCAAGCTCCGCGCTGCGCGCTGA
- a CDS encoding UDP-glucose--hexose-1-phosphate uridylyltransferase: MNEIPLIPHEQDVSEAIDRLVAFALERGMLEPLDAGAARNSLLDLLGLDAPAAGSEELPTWEQGLLEAPNGADRDRLAAGLPAAGAEAPELLRPLLDYAAASGMIRDSATERDLLDARLMGSLMPRPSETHARFRAAAAERGIRQATDEFYRLNIDANYIRLDRVALNMNWIHPTAYGPLEMTVNLSKPEKDPAEIAMLRSMPPSAYPKCLLCKENMGYAGRADHPARQNHRILPMRLSGESWFLQYSPYVYYKEHCIVFRAEHSPMSITHRTFGRLLEFAEQIPHYFVGSNADLPIVGGSILSHDHFQGGRHIFPMEEAPVEESFSHPSRPDISYGIVRWPMSVLRLAGRDRVLLAEAASDVLDAWREYSDPEAEIHAHTETGGARIPHNTITPVARRKEDGVYELDLVLRNNRTSEEHPEGIFHPHRHLHHLKRENIGLIEVMGLAVLPGRLKAEMEIIAGCLSGSLQWEDVAAGADGAAMAPHGRWFAELQHAWGKAMDREAAMKAVLDSAGDKFLQVLTDAGVYKRTAEGIAAFKRFAAAAGLQQDNG, translated from the coding sequence ATGAACGAAATTCCACTTATTCCGCATGAGCAGGATGTCTCGGAAGCAATCGATAGGCTGGTCGCCTTCGCGCTGGAGAGGGGCATGCTGGAGCCGCTGGACGCAGGCGCGGCACGCAATTCGCTGCTGGACCTGCTCGGTCTGGACGCACCTGCGGCCGGCTCGGAAGAGCTTCCGACCTGGGAGCAAGGGCTGCTGGAAGCGCCGAATGGCGCCGACAGGGACAGGCTGGCGGCGGGCTTGCCGGCGGCGGGAGCCGAGGCTCCGGAGCTGCTGCGGCCGCTTCTCGACTATGCCGCCGCATCCGGCATGATCCGGGACAGCGCTACGGAGCGGGATTTGCTGGATGCTCGATTGATGGGATCGCTCATGCCGAGGCCGTCCGAGACGCATGCCCGCTTTCGGGCGGCGGCAGCGGAGCGCGGCATCCGGCAGGCGACGGATGAGTTCTACCGGCTCAATATCGATGCCAACTACATCCGCCTCGACCGCGTCGCGCTCAATATGAACTGGATCCATCCGACGGCTTACGGACCGCTCGAGATGACCGTCAACCTATCGAAGCCGGAGAAGGATCCCGCCGAGATCGCCATGCTCCGAAGCATGCCCCCTTCGGCCTATCCGAAGTGCTTGCTGTGCAAGGAGAACATGGGTTATGCCGGAAGAGCCGACCATCCGGCCCGGCAGAACCACCGGATTCTGCCCATGCGTCTGAGCGGCGAGTCCTGGTTCCTTCAATATTCTCCGTATGTGTACTACAAGGAGCATTGCATCGTCTTCCGGGCCGAGCACAGCCCGATGTCGATCACGCACCGCACTTTCGGCAGGCTGCTGGAGTTCGCGGAGCAGATTCCGCATTATTTCGTCGGCTCCAACGCGGACCTTCCCATAGTCGGAGGCTCGATCCTCAGCCATGACCATTTCCAGGGAGGACGGCATATCTTCCCGATGGAAGAGGCGCCCGTGGAAGAGAGCTTCTCCCATCCGTCCCGGCCGGACATTTCCTATGGAATCGTCCGGTGGCCGATGAGCGTGCTGCGGCTGGCGGGCCGGGACCGGGTGCTGCTCGCCGAAGCCGCATCGGATGTGCTCGACGCCTGGAGAGAGTACAGCGATCCGGAGGCGGAGATCCATGCCCATACAGAGACGGGTGGAGCGCGCATTCCGCATAATACGATTACTCCGGTGGCAAGGCGCAAGGAAGACGGAGTGTACGAGCTTGATCTCGTGCTTCGCAACAACCGGACCAGCGAGGAGCATCCCGAAGGCATTTTCCACCCGCATCGCCATCTCCATCATCTGAAGAGGGAAAATATCGGTCTGATCGAAGTGATGGGGCTGGCCGTGCTGCCCGGGCGGCTCAAGGCGGAGATGGAAATCATCGCGGGCTGCCTATCGGGATCCCTGCAATGGGAGGATGTCGCAGCGGGAGCGGACGGCGCCGCCATGGCTCCGCATGGACGCTGGTTCGCCGAGCTTCAGCATGCATGGGGCAAGGCGATGGATCGCGAAGCCGCTATGAAAGCGGTTCTGGATTCCGCAGGAGACAAGTTCCTGCAGGTGCTGACGGATGCGGGCGTCTACAAGCGGACGGCTGAGGGCATCGCGGCATTCAAGCGGTTTGCCGCCGCTGCGGGGCTTCAGCAGGACAACGGCTGA
- the galE gene encoding UDP-glucose 4-epimerase GalE, protein MAVLVTGGAGYIGSHAVAALLENGEEVVVVDNLQQGHREAVLGGKLYEGDLRDAGFLDRVFGENSIDAVIHFAASSLVGESMKDPGKYYHNNVYGTLCLLEAMNRAGVRRIVFSSTAATYGEPEQVPISELDRTEPTNAYGETKLAMEKMIRWFDRAHGFRFVSLRYFNAAGAHESGRIGEDHDPETHLIPIVLQTALGQRTHISVFGEDYPTADGSCIRDYIHVSDLADAHMLAVKRLRQGADSAVYNLGNGHGFSVKEVIGIARRITGRDIPAVVEPRRAGDPAVLVASSERARSELGWNPHRSDLENIIASAWQWHQAKPQGYNS, encoded by the coding sequence ATGGCTGTACTGGTAACGGGAGGAGCCGGTTATATCGGTTCGCATGCAGTAGCCGCGCTGCTGGAAAATGGCGAGGAGGTTGTCGTAGTCGACAATCTGCAGCAGGGACACCGCGAGGCGGTGCTCGGCGGGAAGCTGTACGAGGGGGATTTGCGGGATGCCGGGTTCCTGGACCGGGTATTCGGCGAGAACTCCATCGACGCGGTCATCCATTTTGCGGCGAGCAGCCTGGTCGGGGAAAGCATGAAGGACCCGGGCAAATACTACCATAACAATGTCTATGGAACGCTGTGCCTGCTTGAAGCGATGAACCGCGCCGGCGTGCGCCGGATCGTCTTCTCCAGCACGGCGGCGACTTACGGAGAGCCTGAGCAGGTGCCGATCTCCGAGCTGGACCGCACGGAGCCGACCAATGCGTACGGGGAAACGAAGCTGGCGATGGAAAAAATGATCCGCTGGTTCGACCGGGCGCACGGATTCCGGTTCGTATCCCTTCGGTATTTCAATGCCGCAGGCGCTCACGAAAGCGGGCGCATCGGGGAGGATCACGATCCCGAGACGCATCTGATCCCGATCGTACTCCAGACGGCTCTGGGCCAGAGGACTCATATCTCGGTATTCGGCGAAGATTACCCGACGGCAGACGGCAGCTGCATCCGCGATTACATCCATGTCAGCGACCTGGCCGACGCCCATATGCTCGCCGTGAAGCGCCTGCGCCAAGGAGCGGACAGCGCTGTCTACAACCTCGGCAACGGACACGGCTTCTCCGTGAAGGAAGTCATCGGGATCGCTCGGCGGATTACGGGCCGCGATATTCCGGCGGTCGTCGAGCCGCGCCGAGCGGGCGATCCCGCCGTGCTGGTCGCTTCCTCCGAGAGGGCCCGCAGTGAGCTCGGATGGAATCCGCATCGCAGCGATCTGGAGAACATCATCGCCAGCGCTTGGCAGTGGCACCAGGCCAAGCCGCAAGGCTACAACAGCTAA
- a CDS encoding alpha/beta hydrolase encodes MSDRSLATRKLTLSNGTELAYRDNGGAAGQDDVLVLLHGFCGSSAYWEKVLPILEKRYRVLTPDLRGHGGSSGAREAVLGMEELADDVAALLDALEAGPAVVLGHSLGGYAALALAERHAVLLKGFALVHSTPLPDSAEAQAGRDKAAAALRADGIKPFVDGLVPKLFAPERAESELAERAKEIGYGTSAESAAAVALGMKVRSDRSHVVEQSELPVLLVAGAKDGVVPQERVFAARGSRSSTIVLEDSGHMGMMEAPEKLAEAIEEWMRESFPASE; translated from the coding sequence ATGTCCGACCGATCGCTTGCAACCCGCAAGCTCACGCTGAGCAACGGCACGGAGCTGGCCTATAGAGACAATGGAGGCGCAGCGGGGCAGGACGATGTGCTTGTTCTCCTGCATGGCTTCTGCGGAAGCTCCGCCTATTGGGAGAAGGTGCTTCCGATTCTGGAAAAAAGATACCGGGTGCTGACGCCGGATCTGCGCGGCCACGGCGGTTCTTCGGGAGCCCGGGAAGCGGTGCTCGGCATGGAGGAGCTGGCGGACGATGTCGCCGCCCTCCTGGACGCGCTGGAAGCCGGGCCGGCCGTCGTGCTGGGCCATTCGCTCGGAGGCTACGCGGCGCTTGCCCTTGCCGAAAGGCATGCAGTCCTCCTGAAAGGATTCGCGCTGGTCCACTCCACGCCGCTGCCGGACAGCGCCGAAGCGCAAGCCGGGCGCGACAAGGCGGCTGCGGCATTGCGCGCGGACGGCATCAAGCCTTTCGTGGACGGCCTTGTACCGAAGCTGTTCGCGCCTGAGCGGGCCGAGTCCGAGCTTGCGGAACGGGCGAAGGAGATCGGCTACGGCACGTCGGCGGAGAGCGCCGCCGCCGTAGCGCTCGGCATGAAAGTCCGTTCCGACCGCAGCCATGTCGTCGAGCAGTCGGAGCTGCCCGTGCTGCTCGTCGCCGGAGCGAAGGACGGCGTCGTTCCGCAGGAGCGGGTGTTCGCCGCGCGCGGGAGCCGTTCCAGCACGATCGTACTGGAAGACAGCGGGCATATGGGGATGATGGAAGCTCCGGAGAAGCTGGCGGAAGCGATCGAAGAATGGATGCGGGAGAGCTTCCCGGCCAGCGAATAA
- a CDS encoding galactokinase, whose translation MADLLQLNQQFLQAFGENGQNIQYYYAPGRVNLIGEHTDYNGGYVFPAALTFGTTLLLRPRGDRVLRMASANFPLTGEIDLDSIAYREEDDWMNYPKGVVKELQNRGKGPAHGYDMLYNGEIPNGAGLSSSASIEVLTAYALLAEGGHDIDRTELALLAQKSENEFNGVQCGIMDQFAVANGRENEAILLMCDTLEHRHVPFDSGDCVLVIGNTNKRRGLVDSKYNERRAECDQAVQDLRSAFPDLTLLGQLTPEQLERESGRIASDTVRKRAKHVVEEIARVLESVRVLEKGDLNAFGALMNASHDSLRDLYEVTGPELDAMVEAARMVPGVLGSRMTGAGFGGCTVSLVRKDSVDGFQAAVADSYGRKTGLIPDFYVCSIGGGAGRLDAPV comes from the coding sequence ATGGCGGATCTGCTTCAACTGAACCAGCAATTCCTGCAAGCTTTCGGAGAGAACGGGCAAAACATCCAGTATTATTACGCTCCGGGCCGAGTCAACCTGATCGGCGAGCATACGGATTACAACGGGGGTTATGTGTTCCCGGCGGCGCTGACGTTCGGCACGACGCTGCTGCTTCGTCCCCGCGGGGACCGGGTGCTGCGGATGGCATCCGCCAACTTCCCGCTGACGGGAGAGATCGATCTGGACTCCATCGCCTACCGCGAGGAGGACGACTGGATGAACTATCCGAAGGGAGTCGTCAAGGAGCTTCAGAACCGCGGAAAAGGGCCCGCCCACGGCTATGACATGCTGTACAACGGAGAGATTCCGAACGGTGCCGGCCTTTCCTCCTCCGCTTCCATCGAGGTGCTGACAGCCTACGCGCTGCTGGCCGAAGGCGGGCATGACATCGACAGGACGGAGCTTGCACTGCTGGCCCAGAAATCCGAGAACGAGTTCAACGGCGTCCAGTGCGGCATCATGGACCAGTTCGCGGTGGCGAACGGCCGCGAGAACGAGGCGATCCTCCTGATGTGCGATACGCTGGAGCATCGGCATGTCCCGTTCGATTCGGGAGACTGCGTCCTCGTCATCGGCAATACGAACAAGCGGCGCGGACTCGTCGATTCCAAATACAACGAAAGACGGGCGGAATGCGATCAGGCTGTGCAAGATCTCCGCTCCGCCTTCCCGGACCTGACGCTGCTGGGGCAGCTGACCCCGGAGCAGCTGGAACGGGAGTCCGGACGGATAGCGAGCGATACGGTCCGCAAGCGAGCGAAGCATGTCGTAGAAGAAATCGCCCGCGTCCTGGAATCGGTGCGCGTTCTGGAGAAGGGCGACCTGAACGCATTCGGAGCGCTGATGAACGCGTCCCATGATTCCTTGCGGGATCTGTACGAAGTGACCGGTCCGGAGCTTGACGCCATGGTGGAAGCGGCCCGCATGGTGCCGGGCGTGCTTGGCTCCCGGATGACAGGCGCCGGCTTCGGCGGCTGCACCGTCTCCTTGGTGCGCAAGGACAGCGTGGACGGCTTCCAAGCCGCTGTAGCGGACAGCTATGGGAGGAAGACAGGGCTGATCCCGGACTTCTACGTCTGCTCGATCGGCGGCGGCGCCGGCCGTCTGGACGCTCCGGTCTGA